From Erigeron canadensis isolate Cc75 chromosome 5, C_canadensis_v1, whole genome shotgun sequence:
TTGTCCGTAAGAGACAATAAAGAGAGACTTTTTATTTCTAGCTAATTAATTTGACTTTATTATTCAAGCTATTTATGGATCACTTACAATTGCTTCACTTATAATAGATTTTCATTTAGAGTATGTCTTTCCTTAGAGATTATGATCACCTCAAAATTCAAATGAAACATATATTATCAGCCACCAACAACTTTGATTCTACAAAGGTGATCGGGGGTGGGGGGTTCGGACAGGTCTACAAAGGAGAAGTATCTCTCCCAGAGGGACCAATCATGGTCGCTTTTAAGAAATTAGATCGTAGACTTGGTCAAGGGAATACTGAGTTTTGGAAAGAGGTAATGATGCTTTCAAAATACAAACATGAAAACTTGATATCTCTCATGCACTATTGCATTGAGGGCGATGACATGATCCTAGGATACGAGTATGCTTCTCGTGGAAGCCTGGATCGCTATCTAAGTGATGCAAGTCTCACTTGGACCCGTCgcttaaatatatgtattgggGCTGCACGTGGTCTAAATTACCTACATGATCCGAGGGGGGCACAACAAAGAGTTCTCCATCGAGATATTAAAAGTGGAAACATCCTTCTTAATGAAAAGTGGGTTGCAAAAGTTTCTGATTTTGGGCTATCAAAAGCTGGCCCAGCTAACCAAGCTCAAACGGTTCTTGTTT
This genomic window contains:
- the LOC122602431 gene encoding receptor-like protein kinase ANXUR2, which produces MKHILSATNNFDSTKVIGGGGFGQVYKGEVSLPEGPIMVAFKKLDRRLGQGNTEFWKEVMMLSKYKHENLISLMHYCIEGDDMILGYEYASRGSLDRYLSDASLTWTRRLNICIGAARGLNYLHDPRGAQQRVLHRDIKSGNILLNEKWVAKVSDFGLSKAGPANQAQTVLVSNAVGTPGYCDPLYWEMGFLSKESDVYSFGVVLFEILCGRLCCEYNKGQLTNIFVPKWRRCYEEKTLDEIIFPSLKEQMDPASLNAFSSIAYQCVKKANREERPMMAEVVKELEFALRLQVAADSVPQLIINGYKNLLSLAVTTKYSFKHAERVKGIFEGL